In Synechococcus sp. CB0101, a genomic segment contains:
- a CDS encoding DUF4332 domain-containing protein, protein MSRSVGPLPKHFQKEEKVLRQNGVTSWEELAALSDAHLRVLSSQGGALERQLRKLRGQAQLVVELALEPHEAALLLYAGIASSRGLAEASPQQLLTQLGRLERSLTGMALARIDASTVRRWIQRAQQHTSRSGK, encoded by the coding sequence TTGAGCCGCTCTGTGGGCCCATTGCCCAAGCACTTTCAGAAAGAAGAGAAGGTGCTGCGGCAGAACGGGGTGACCAGCTGGGAGGAGCTGGCGGCCTTGAGCGATGCCCATCTGCGGGTGCTCTCCAGCCAGGGCGGCGCTCTGGAGCGCCAGCTGCGGAAATTGCGCGGCCAGGCCCAGCTGGTGGTGGAGCTGGCGCTGGAACCCCATGAAGCGGCGCTGTTGCTCTATGCCGGCATCGCCTCCAGCCGAGGCTTGGCGGAGGCCTCACCACAACAGCTGCTCACCCAACTGGGGCGGCTGGAGCGTTCACTCACCGGCATGGCACTGGCCCGAATCGACGCCAGCACAGTGCGCCGCTGGATTCAGCGGGCCCAACAGCACACCAGTCGCTCGGGGAAGTGA
- the hemE gene encoding uroporphyrinogen decarboxylase, which yields MTETAPLLLRAARGEQVERPPVWMMRQAGRYMKVYRDLRDRHPGFRERSENPDLSFEISMQPFEAFKPDGVILFSDILTPLPGMGINFDIVESKGPLIHDPIRSMAQVEALRPLNPAESMPFVGEVLTRLRSAVGNQAAVLGFVGAPWTLAAYVVEGKSSKNYAVIKAMAFREPELLHKLLDHFAESIAAYLRYQIDSGAQVVQMFDSWAGQLSPADYDTFAAPYQKKVVDLVKQTHPDTPFILYISGSAGVIERMARTGVDIVSLDWTVDMAEGLARLPEHVGVQGNVDPGLLFGSKEAIQARIDDTVRKARGRKHILNLGHGILPGTPEENGQFFFEAGKSVMERLGAAA from the coding sequence ATGACCGAAACCGCCCCCCTGCTGCTGCGCGCCGCCCGAGGTGAGCAGGTGGAGCGGCCCCCGGTCTGGATGATGCGCCAGGCCGGTCGCTACATGAAGGTCTACCGCGACCTGCGCGACCGTCATCCCGGCTTCCGCGAACGCTCCGAGAATCCGGATCTCTCCTTTGAGATCTCGATGCAGCCCTTCGAGGCGTTCAAGCCCGATGGCGTGATCCTCTTCTCAGACATCCTCACGCCCCTGCCGGGCATGGGCATCAATTTCGACATCGTCGAGAGCAAGGGCCCGCTGATTCACGACCCGATCCGCTCGATGGCCCAGGTGGAGGCCCTGCGCCCCCTGAACCCCGCCGAGAGCATGCCGTTTGTGGGTGAGGTGCTCACCCGTCTGCGCAGCGCCGTCGGCAACCAGGCCGCGGTGCTCGGTTTTGTGGGAGCCCCCTGGACCCTGGCTGCCTACGTGGTGGAAGGCAAGAGCAGCAAGAACTACGCGGTGATCAAGGCCATGGCCTTCCGTGAGCCCGAACTGCTGCACAAGCTGCTCGATCACTTCGCCGAATCAATCGCCGCTTACCTGCGCTACCAGATCGATTCCGGCGCCCAGGTGGTGCAGATGTTCGATTCCTGGGCCGGCCAGCTCAGCCCCGCTGATTACGACACCTTTGCGGCTCCGTATCAGAAGAAGGTGGTGGATCTGGTGAAGCAAACCCACCCCGACACCCCCTTCATCCTCTACATCTCCGGCAGCGCTGGTGTGATTGAGCGGATGGCCCGCACCGGCGTCGACATCGTGTCGCTCGACTGGACCGTGGACATGGCCGAGGGCCTGGCACGCCTGCCGGAGCACGTGGGCGTGCAGGGCAATGTGGACCCCGGCCTGCTGTTCGGCAGCAAAGAAGCGATCCAGGCCCGCATCGATGACACCGTGCGCAAAGCCCGCGGCCGTAAGCACATCCTCAACCTGGGCCACGGCATCCTGCCCGGCACACCGGAAGAGAACGGTCAGTTCTTCTTTGAAGCCGGTAAGAGCGTGATGGAGCGCCTCGGAGCTGCCGCTTGA
- a CDS encoding DUF3887 domain-containing protein: MLRLLRPALPALLATSLLGAAALPPLAHAQPKASSTASSGSALSVEQARAAAIRILNAVKSGNAQARFAQFSPEMQAVTSPSMIAATMRTQPKVLSYELLSVRSGMSGSTVEAELTTKAGKRVVFMVLNSTGKIERYYIDRADDASSTVALQFVQAVSTGNFITAQSFLSPGVQEELTPAVLQSKWLELQRETGTFVKVGRAVEAETTPDTRLVLVNVHFNRLTDNIYVILNSENQITGVDFPENPASPS; encoded by the coding sequence ATGCTGCGCCTGCTGCGCCCCGCCCTGCCGGCTCTGCTGGCCACCAGCCTGCTCGGAGCTGCTGCGCTACCGCCCCTGGCACACGCTCAACCCAAGGCGAGCAGCACAGCCTCCAGCGGCAGCGCCCTCTCCGTGGAGCAGGCCCGGGCCGCCGCGATCCGCATCCTCAACGCCGTGAAGAGCGGCAACGCTCAGGCCCGCTTTGCCCAGTTCTCTCCCGAGATGCAGGCGGTCACCAGCCCGTCGATGATCGCGGCCACGATGCGCACCCAGCCCAAGGTGCTCAGCTATGAGCTGCTGAGCGTGCGCAGCGGCATGAGCGGCAGCACGGTGGAGGCGGAGCTCACCACTAAAGCCGGCAAGCGCGTGGTGTTCATGGTGTTGAACAGCACCGGCAAGATCGAGCGTTATTACATCGACCGCGCCGACGACGCCAGCAGCACGGTGGCCCTGCAATTCGTGCAGGCCGTGAGCACGGGCAACTTCATTACGGCCCAGAGTTTCCTCAGCCCAGGCGTGCAGGAGGAGCTCACCCCAGCGGTGCTGCAAAGCAAATGGCTGGAGCTGCAGCGTGAAACCGGCACCTTCGTGAAGGTGGGCCGGGCCGTGGAGGCGGAAACCACGCCTGACACCCGCCTCGTGCTCGTGAACGTGCACTTCAACCGGCTCACCGACAACATCTACGTGATCCTCAACAGCGAGAACCAGATCACCGGCGTGGACTTCCCTGAGAACCCCGCCTCACCGAGCTGA
- a CDS encoding DUF2518 family protein, with protein sequence MRADPLLLTAGEWLGIASAALLLLTVVAFVVRWGIRFRLVGVTSFTVLLSLSCLAFAVSYAPRQLVDGAVSVPVVFDNGSDLVVAAAPADLAPEAFGPSVQQVALNLRGSGRGTQQVEVRLRRVEATAPGTDTPKVLATAIRNLEDGSVILQG encoded by the coding sequence ATGCGCGCTGATCCCCTGCTGCTCACCGCCGGCGAGTGGCTGGGGATCGCATCCGCTGCGCTGCTGCTGCTCACGGTGGTGGCCTTCGTGGTGCGCTGGGGGATTCGCTTCCGCCTGGTGGGCGTGACCAGCTTCACGGTGCTGCTCTCGCTCTCGTGCCTGGCATTCGCCGTGAGCTATGCCCCGCGCCAGTTGGTGGATGGGGCGGTGAGCGTGCCGGTGGTGTTCGACAACGGCTCCGATCTGGTGGTGGCCGCCGCTCCCGCCGATCTCGCGCCGGAAGCCTTCGGACCATCCGTGCAGCAGGTGGCCCTCAACCTGCGGGGCAGCGGCCGGGGCACCCAGCAGGTGGAGGTGCGCCTGCGCCGCGTGGAGGCCACCGCTCCGGGCACCGATACCCCCAAGGTGCTGGCCACCGCCATCCGCAACTTGGAGGATGGCAGCGTGATCCTGCAGGGATGA
- a CDS encoding translocation/assembly module TamB, which translates to MIGLASVGWFAADRLVGRLYSERRPWLEQLVSGVMGQPLELGPYRGLRPLGLAAGRSRFVPVPQNPSSVDAEAVELAVDPLGSLLQRALVLQIKVLRPSVQLRRNARGAFWELPSQRPGREPPRVALRIQVPQPGEAVLHSAAHQATAAIPFTVRGEADLPLWRRQVDVRGTVVPRAGGSLPFALDANWQARHWRLQLKPQQLPLQPLMPLLPVGVQGQLVGRLDGRVEGELQLQRSSGVGSCSGGLRATAVRWRPQGVADVLTAESLPFQCHSGGLRLAASPVAWGLWRGRLQGQLALPKGVLELQLKARNARAGHQLQAQLRGPWQRPDLNLSAAWQGLRWGQRAAEPLRLESLITIRSQPSLKVAVPRLVLRYGDTSLRAVGALWPKLQLRTGAVQIGRDLKPVLAPLLGAAPQLSASLQQEGGWNRPQLQLDLRQQANPLLGDWLATLRLQPRLLDLQRFQSPFLDASGRLPLSSQAGAGWRAGSLQLELDLKRYPLERLSALLGTRLRGHLDAWGTVQGPLQALKPNLDVLVRDPGVGPLQLLESWRGVLQGGHAGGGSLALEALAPAEPGQLEAQLDRRWLPSAVSLRRSGGALRFSGDPRRYTWSAEAFPLGGLQFALGPSGRFQPLGGALSGTGQLDLQPLWISAAIRLERPQLLGVYGRSFSATGTYRQGRYSAQGSWQGEQDDSVALRLRGEQGGRLWARFEARRFGAQTLQELRRSASLWRLGPPRWSGSAADLQGLAINTLGLSLNDQLQALDLAQQQLTAALQSQRSAADRLDPRQLQALVDADLTLMGPSINQLSLDLQASGHVWLRGSDRDQALTTAPLALSLQGPLGGPTSFSVEHLPLALLALFTTVPDGLTGGLAAKGRYALGDGRRRPELQVALALQDASLAGQPLRLERGDLALENGNLNLDWSLRSDGAANSIDLKGTVPLQPSGDELELRVASRGDGLQFLSVLGGPGLQWQAGSADLQLLVRGSLQAPVANGFLRFRNGVLQVAGQTMRELEATVLFDFSELELQQLTARVGEKGQISGSGQLGLINPVLQPQRVLTLQFQQAPFKLPRMQAVATGAVLVDGSLLQPELGGELQISSGSLNVQPGQLATEAEPTKPVSVRELVEERWDFQEPLLVMGQQLESSASRDLREAVPNLPFLRFNALRLRLGPDLKVGVPNVLNFNTGGLLTLRGALDPSLQVSGVVRLLNGRLSLFTTNFSLDPDAPNVAVFTPSLGLIPYVDIALRTRVSDTLVANEANRSNLYDWNVNAPANSIDQLRLVKVRVEASGPADRLADNIRLTSSPPLPQERLVALIGGNSLVGLAGGNAGAALATVLGQSLLSPVVGGLSDAFGQRLTFALYPTYFAPEEVVPSENRSRRLPSQLVLGSEIGLDVTERFNFSVLAAPNRSDIPPQVTLRYQASDRVGVQTSIDTQGRWQSQLQLLFRF; encoded by the coding sequence TTGATCGGCCTCGCGAGCGTGGGGTGGTTCGCGGCCGATCGGCTCGTTGGGCGTCTGTACAGCGAGCGACGCCCCTGGTTGGAGCAGCTCGTGAGCGGCGTGATGGGCCAGCCCCTGGAGCTGGGCCCCTACCGCGGCTTGCGTCCCTTGGGATTGGCGGCCGGGCGCAGCCGTTTTGTGCCCGTGCCCCAGAACCCATCCAGCGTGGATGCTGAGGCGGTTGAGCTGGCCGTGGATCCCTTGGGGAGCCTGCTCCAGCGCGCCCTTGTGCTGCAGATCAAGGTGTTGCGCCCCAGCGTGCAGCTGCGCCGCAATGCTCGAGGCGCCTTCTGGGAGTTGCCCAGCCAGAGGCCGGGCCGTGAACCACCGCGGGTGGCCCTGCGCATTCAGGTGCCTCAACCCGGTGAAGCTGTACTGCACAGTGCTGCCCACCAGGCCACGGCGGCGATCCCGTTCACGGTGCGCGGTGAGGCGGACTTACCGCTCTGGCGACGCCAGGTGGATGTGCGCGGCACGGTTGTTCCCAGGGCTGGCGGATCGCTGCCGTTTGCGCTCGATGCCAACTGGCAGGCGCGCCATTGGCGGCTGCAACTCAAACCCCAGCAGCTGCCGCTTCAGCCCCTGATGCCTCTGCTGCCGGTTGGCGTGCAGGGCCAACTGGTCGGTCGCTTGGATGGCCGTGTGGAGGGTGAGCTGCAACTGCAGCGGAGCTCTGGTGTGGGCAGCTGCTCCGGCGGTTTACGCGCCACTGCGGTGCGCTGGCGTCCCCAGGGCGTGGCCGATGTGCTCACCGCGGAGAGCTTGCCGTTCCAATGCCACAGCGGCGGGCTGCGATTGGCTGCATCGCCTGTGGCTTGGGGGCTGTGGCGTGGACGCCTTCAGGGTCAGTTGGCCTTGCCCAAGGGCGTGCTGGAGCTGCAGCTGAAGGCTCGCAATGCGAGAGCTGGTCATCAGTTGCAGGCCCAGTTGCGTGGTCCCTGGCAGCGGCCCGACCTGAACCTTTCAGCTGCTTGGCAGGGGCTGCGATGGGGCCAGCGTGCAGCCGAGCCGCTACGGCTCGAATCGTTGATCACGATTCGTTCCCAGCCCTCCCTGAAGGTGGCGGTGCCGCGCCTGGTTCTTCGCTACGGCGACACCAGCCTCCGGGCGGTCGGAGCGCTCTGGCCGAAGCTGCAGCTCCGCACAGGGGCTGTGCAGATCGGTCGTGATCTCAAGCCCGTGCTGGCTCCGCTGCTCGGAGCGGCCCCCCAGCTCAGTGCCTCCCTGCAGCAAGAGGGTGGTTGGAATCGCCCTCAGCTGCAGCTGGATCTGCGCCAACAGGCCAATCCGTTGCTCGGCGACTGGCTGGCAACGCTGCGGTTGCAACCGCGCCTGCTGGATCTGCAGCGCTTCCAATCGCCCTTTTTGGATGCATCTGGGCGGCTGCCTCTCAGCTCGCAGGCCGGCGCAGGCTGGCGTGCCGGTTCGCTCCAGCTCGAGCTTGATCTGAAGCGCTATCCCCTGGAGCGGCTCAGCGCCCTGCTCGGAACACGCTTGCGCGGCCATCTGGATGCCTGGGGAACGGTGCAAGGCCCCTTGCAGGCCCTGAAACCCAACCTTGATGTGCTGGTGCGTGATCCAGGAGTGGGCCCTCTGCAGCTCCTCGAGAGCTGGCGGGGGGTGCTTCAGGGCGGCCACGCCGGTGGCGGCAGCCTGGCTCTGGAGGCTTTGGCTCCCGCCGAGCCCGGTCAGCTGGAGGCTCAGTTGGATCGCCGTTGGTTGCCCTCAGCGGTGAGCCTGCGCCGTTCCGGCGGCGCGCTGCGCTTTTCAGGAGATCCCCGCCGCTACACCTGGAGTGCGGAAGCCTTTCCCTTGGGCGGGCTGCAATTCGCCCTGGGGCCCAGTGGCCGCTTTCAACCGCTGGGTGGCGCGTTGAGCGGCACCGGACAGTTGGATCTCCAGCCGCTGTGGATCAGCGCTGCCATCCGCTTGGAGCGCCCGCAGCTGCTGGGGGTCTATGGCCGCAGCTTCAGCGCCACTGGCACTTACCGGCAGGGCCGCTACAGCGCTCAAGGCAGCTGGCAAGGTGAGCAAGACGACAGCGTCGCCCTGCGCTTGCGCGGTGAGCAGGGCGGACGGCTCTGGGCCCGTTTTGAAGCCCGTCGTTTCGGTGCCCAAACCCTGCAAGAGCTCCGGCGCTCTGCATCGCTCTGGCGCCTGGGCCCGCCCCGTTGGAGCGGCTCCGCTGCGGATCTCCAGGGCTTGGCCATCAACACCTTGGGCCTCAGCCTCAACGATCAGTTGCAGGCGTTGGATCTGGCGCAGCAGCAGCTCACCGCTGCGCTGCAGAGCCAGCGCAGCGCTGCTGACCGCCTGGATCCCCGCCAGTTGCAAGCCCTGGTGGATGCGGATCTCACCTTGATGGGCCCCTCCATCAACCAGCTCTCGCTCGACCTGCAGGCCAGTGGCCATGTCTGGCTGCGCGGTAGCGATCGCGATCAGGCTCTCACCACAGCTCCTCTTGCGCTCAGCCTGCAGGGCCCCCTCGGCGGTCCCACCAGCTTCTCGGTGGAGCATCTCCCCCTGGCGTTGCTGGCCTTGTTCACCACCGTGCCCGACGGCCTCACCGGTGGTCTGGCGGCAAAGGGTCGGTATGCGCTCGGGGATGGACGGCGCCGGCCCGAACTGCAGGTGGCTCTGGCGCTGCAGGATGCCTCCCTGGCTGGTCAACCCCTGCGGCTGGAGCGCGGTGATCTGGCGCTGGAGAACGGCAATCTCAACCTCGATTGGTCGCTGCGCAGCGATGGAGCGGCCAACAGCATTGATCTTAAAGGCACGGTGCCGCTGCAGCCGTCCGGCGATGAGCTGGAGCTGCGGGTGGCCAGCCGCGGCGATGGCTTGCAGTTCCTCTCGGTGCTGGGGGGACCAGGGTTGCAATGGCAGGCGGGCAGCGCCGACCTGCAGTTGCTCGTGCGGGGTTCTCTCCAGGCTCCCGTGGCCAACGGATTCTTGCGTTTCCGCAATGGGGTGCTCCAGGTGGCAGGGCAGACGATGCGCGAGCTGGAGGCCACGGTTCTCTTCGATTTCAGTGAGCTCGAGCTTCAGCAGCTCACCGCCCGTGTCGGGGAGAAGGGGCAGATCAGCGGCAGCGGTCAACTCGGCTTGATCAATCCGGTGCTGCAGCCCCAGCGCGTTCTCACCCTGCAGTTCCAACAAGCGCCCTTCAAGCTGCCCCGGATGCAGGCGGTGGCCACCGGCGCCGTGCTGGTCGATGGTTCGTTGCTCCAACCGGAACTTGGGGGAGAGCTGCAGATCAGCAGCGGCAGCCTCAATGTGCAACCGGGCCAGCTCGCCACGGAAGCCGAGCCCACCAAGCCCGTCAGCGTGCGCGAACTCGTGGAAGAGCGCTGGGACTTCCAAGAACCCCTGCTGGTGATGGGGCAGCAGCTGGAGAGCTCCGCCAGCCGTGATCTGCGCGAGGCGGTGCCCAACCTGCCCTTCCTGCGCTTCAACGCCCTGCGGCTGCGCCTCGGCCCTGACCTGAAGGTGGGTGTGCCCAACGTGCTGAATTTCAACACCGGTGGATTGCTCACCCTGCGCGGGGCCTTGGATCCCTCCCTGCAGGTGAGCGGTGTGGTGCGTCTGCTCAATGGCCGGCTCAGCCTGTTCACCACCAACTTCAGCCTCGATCCCGATGCCCCCAACGTGGCGGTGTTCACCCCGAGCCTCGGGTTGATTCCCTACGTCGATATCGCCCTGCGGACCCGCGTGTCCGACACGCTGGTGGCCAACGAAGCCAACCGTTCCAATCTCTACGACTGGAATGTGAATGCCCCGGCCAATTCCATCGATCAGTTGCGGCTGGTGAAGGTGCGGGTGGAGGCCTCTGGCCCCGCTGATCGCCTGGCGGACAACATCCGCCTCACCAGTTCTCCCCCCTTGCCCCAGGAGCGCTTGGTGGCCTTGATCGGCGGCAACTCCCTGGTGGGCCTGGCGGGGGGCAATGCCGGTGCGGCCCTGGCCACCGTGCTGGGTCAGTCGCTGCTCTCGCCGGTGGTGGGAGGGCTCAGTGATGCCTTTGGTCAGCGGCTCACCTTTGCCCTCTACCCCACCTACTTCGCGCCGGAAGAGGTGGTGCCTTCTGAAAATCGATCCCGCCGTCTTCCCTCGCAGTTGGTGTTGGGCTCCGAGATCGGCCTCGATGTCACCGAGCGCTTCAATTTCTCCGTGTTGGCAGCCCCCAACCGCAGCGATATCCCGCCGCAGGTCACGCTGCGCTATCAGGCCAGTGATCGGGTGGGTGTGCAGACCTCGATCGACACCCAGGGCCGCTGGCAGAGCCAGTTGCAGCTGCTCTTCCGCTTCTAA
- the glgB gene encoding 1,4-alpha-glucan branching protein GlgB, whose amino-acid sequence MVDDAQRLAECRHDHPFAVLGPQPLDNGHWAVRVWMPEAERVELMTGGTAMPMTTPHHPWIFEAELPHDPGSGYQVHVLRGGIEHVSHDPWAFREEWMGEMDRHLFAEGNHHHIWERMGAHVVTRNGVAGVMFCLWAPNARSVSLLGNFNSWDGRHHPMQARLGGCWELFIPGLKAGEIYKYEIRTQEGHCYQKADPYGFRHEVRPNNGSIVEALAGYQWGDQGWMQERDSSNPLDQPISVYEMHLGSWMHASADQPYIEPDGTARPPVPAADLKPGARLLTYPELADRVIPYVKARGFTHIELMPLSEHPFDGSWGYQVTGWYAPTSRFGSPDEFRAFVDRCHAEGIGVILDWVPGHFPKDAHGLAFFDGAHLYEHADPRIGEHKEWGTLIFNYSRNEVRNFLVANLVYWFEQFHIDGIRVDAVASMLYRDYLRPDGEWIPNEHGGRENTEAVRFLQQANHVLFQHFPGALSIAEESTTWPMVTKPTDMGGLGFNLKWNMGWMHDMLDYFELDPWFRQFHQNNVTFSIWYAYTENFMLALSHDEVVHGKSNLLHKMPGDDWQKFANVRALLAYMWTHPGKKTIFMGMEFGQRGEWNVWGDLEWELLQYEPHQGLQRLVDDLNVFYKSERALWGDDFSDYGFQWIDCNDNRHSVISFMRRESTTGRWVVVVANFTPQSHSHYRIGVPMSGFYTEVFNTDSERYGGSNLGNLGGKFTDEWGIHGYEHSLDLCLPPLSVLVFHRDEQRSQERDAEVRDEAAEPSGWKASIGGSLG is encoded by the coding sequence ATGGTGGACGATGCCCAGCGCCTGGCGGAATGCCGGCATGACCACCCGTTTGCGGTGCTGGGTCCCCAACCCCTCGACAACGGGCATTGGGCCGTGCGGGTGTGGATGCCTGAGGCCGAACGGGTTGAGTTGATGACGGGTGGCACGGCGATGCCGATGACCACACCCCATCACCCCTGGATCTTTGAGGCTGAACTGCCCCACGATCCCGGCAGCGGTTATCAGGTGCATGTGCTGCGCGGCGGCATCGAGCATGTCAGCCACGACCCGTGGGCCTTCCGCGAGGAATGGATGGGCGAGATGGATCGCCATCTGTTCGCCGAAGGGAACCATCACCACATCTGGGAACGCATGGGCGCCCATGTGGTGACCCGCAACGGCGTCGCCGGCGTGATGTTCTGCCTGTGGGCACCCAATGCCCGCAGCGTGTCGCTCCTGGGGAACTTCAACAGCTGGGATGGGCGTCACCACCCCATGCAGGCCCGCCTCGGCGGCTGCTGGGAACTGTTCATCCCCGGCCTGAAGGCCGGTGAGATCTACAAGTACGAAATCCGCACCCAGGAGGGGCACTGCTACCAGAAGGCTGACCCCTACGGCTTCCGCCATGAGGTGCGCCCCAACAACGGTTCGATTGTTGAGGCCCTGGCCGGCTACCAATGGGGTGACCAGGGTTGGATGCAGGAACGCGACAGCAGCAATCCGCTCGATCAGCCCATCTCGGTGTACGAGATGCATCTGGGCAGCTGGATGCATGCCAGTGCGGATCAGCCCTACATCGAGCCTGATGGCACGGCGCGCCCGCCTGTGCCCGCCGCCGATCTCAAGCCCGGCGCCCGACTGCTCACTTATCCGGAACTGGCGGATCGGGTCATCCCCTACGTGAAGGCTCGGGGCTTTACCCACATCGAGCTGATGCCCCTGTCGGAGCATCCGTTTGATGGATCCTGGGGTTATCAAGTCACCGGCTGGTACGCCCCCACCAGCCGTTTCGGCAGCCCCGATGAATTCCGCGCCTTCGTGGACCGTTGCCACGCCGAAGGCATCGGCGTGATTCTTGATTGGGTGCCGGGCCACTTCCCCAAGGACGCCCACGGCCTGGCCTTCTTTGATGGCGCCCATCTCTATGAGCACGCCGATCCGCGCATCGGCGAGCACAAGGAATGGGGCACGCTGATCTTCAACTACAGCCGCAACGAGGTTCGCAACTTCCTCGTGGCGAACCTGGTGTATTGGTTCGAGCAATTCCACATCGATGGCATCCGCGTCGATGCGGTGGCCTCGATGCTCTACCGCGACTACCTACGCCCCGACGGCGAGTGGATCCCCAATGAGCACGGCGGCCGCGAAAACACGGAGGCCGTGCGCTTCCTGCAGCAGGCCAACCACGTGCTGTTCCAGCACTTCCCCGGTGCCCTCTCAATTGCCGAGGAATCCACCACCTGGCCGATGGTGACCAAGCCCACCGACATGGGCGGCCTGGGTTTCAATCTCAAATGGAACATGGGTTGGATGCACGACATGCTCGATTACTTCGAGCTGGATCCGTGGTTCCGCCAGTTCCACCAGAACAATGTGACGTTCTCGATCTGGTACGCCTACACCGAGAACTTCATGCTCGCCCTCAGCCACGACGAGGTGGTGCACGGCAAGAGCAACCTGCTGCACAAAATGCCGGGTGATGACTGGCAGAAGTTCGCCAATGTGCGGGCTCTGCTGGCCTACATGTGGACCCACCCGGGCAAGAAGACCATCTTTATGGGGATGGAATTCGGCCAGCGCGGCGAATGGAACGTGTGGGGCGATCTGGAGTGGGAGCTGCTCCAGTACGAACCGCACCAGGGCCTGCAACGCCTGGTCGACGACCTGAACGTGTTCTACAAGTCGGAGCGGGCCCTCTGGGGCGACGATTTCAGCGATTACGGCTTCCAGTGGATCGATTGCAACGACAACCGCCACTCCGTGATCAGCTTCATGCGCCGCGAAAGCACCACGGGCCGCTGGGTGGTGGTGGTGGCCAACTTCACCCCCCAAAGCCACTCCCACTACCGGATCGGCGTGCCGATGAGCGGCTTCTACACCGAAGTGTTCAACACCGATTCCGAGCGCTACGGCGGTAGCAACCTGGGCAACCTCGGGGGCAAGTTCACCGATGAATGGGGCATTCACGGCTATGAGCACTCCCTCGACCTCTGCCTGCCCCCCCTCTCGGTGCTGGTGTTCCATCGGGACGAACAGCGCAGCCAGGAACGCGACGCTGAAGTTCGTGACGAAGCGGCAGAACCCAGCGGCTGGAAGGCCTCGATCGGGGGTTCGCTCGGGTAG
- a CDS encoding CocE/NonD family hydrolase, translating to MSAPRANDQWVVTSDGLRLRCRIWTPDGSGPWPVLLMRQPYGRAIASTVTYAHPQWYAQHGFAVVVQDVRGRGDSEGQFQGFRQEAPDGHCTLAWIRAQTWCNGRVGSYGFSYQGLTQLLLAEDHHLPDALAPAMAGLDERRHWASEGGCHWWALGLGWGLQLAAQACQRRGDSEGWREIRRSLESGQFLGEGLALLQRLDPDGMAASWFQLDPARSEGWRVHKPPAALWRKPMLLIGGWHDPHLLGVLDLWERACAAGSQPWLRIGAWSHLHWNGGLDRLQLAFFRRHLMDEESSEEPSEQPLQQRLSIHTALQDSGTGEWLAAEPAACSTQRWWLRSTGLAAVDGEEGELMLCPSGQPMGSGELSLVHDPWRPLPGRGGHLGLDAGIVLRTDLDQRTDVACFTSDALEQPLQLQGQPRLVLEAMADQPGFDLCAAVSVVQADGQVRQCSTGVARWLGDMCRSMAPRSVELQPLLLTLKPGDKLRLSIGLAAWPQIAVNPGDGSLPRGPAGPQHRVISVTLQLRAGNLSIKPMVGAN from the coding sequence GTGAGCGCCCCCCGGGCGAACGACCAATGGGTCGTGACATCAGATGGGCTGCGGTTGCGCTGCCGGATCTGGACACCTGACGGCTCCGGCCCATGGCCGGTGTTGTTGATGCGGCAGCCCTACGGGCGCGCCATTGCCTCCACAGTCACCTACGCCCATCCCCAGTGGTACGCACAGCACGGCTTCGCCGTGGTGGTGCAAGACGTGAGGGGCCGAGGCGACTCCGAAGGCCAGTTTCAGGGCTTCCGCCAGGAAGCGCCCGATGGACATTGCACCCTGGCCTGGATTCGCGCCCAGACCTGGTGCAACGGTCGCGTTGGCAGTTACGGCTTCTCCTATCAAGGGCTCACCCAGCTGCTTCTGGCTGAAGACCATCACCTGCCGGATGCCCTGGCGCCCGCCATGGCCGGCCTGGATGAACGACGCCATTGGGCCAGCGAAGGCGGATGTCACTGGTGGGCCCTGGGGTTGGGGTGGGGGCTGCAGTTGGCGGCCCAGGCCTGCCAACGGCGCGGCGACAGCGAGGGCTGGCGCGAGATCCGGCGCAGCCTCGAGAGCGGCCAGTTTCTGGGCGAAGGGCTGGCCTTGCTGCAACGACTCGATCCCGACGGCATGGCCGCGAGCTGGTTCCAGCTCGACCCCGCCCGAAGCGAAGGCTGGCGGGTGCATAAACCACCGGCCGCGCTGTGGCGCAAGCCGATGCTGTTGATCGGCGGCTGGCACGATCCCCACCTCCTGGGCGTGCTGGACCTCTGGGAGCGGGCATGTGCTGCCGGTAGCCAGCCATGGCTGCGGATCGGCGCCTGGAGCCATCTCCACTGGAATGGCGGCCTCGACAGGTTGCAACTCGCCTTCTTCCGCCGGCATCTGATGGATGAGGAATCCAGCGAGGAGCCATCGGAGCAGCCCCTGCAGCAGAGGCTCAGCATCCACACCGCGCTGCAAGACAGCGGCACGGGTGAGTGGCTGGCGGCCGAGCCGGCGGCATGCAGCACACAGCGCTGGTGGCTCCGCAGCACGGGATTGGCGGCGGTGGATGGTGAAGAAGGAGAGCTGATGCTGTGCCCATCAGGCCAGCCCATGGGCAGCGGTGAGCTGAGCCTGGTGCACGATCCCTGGCGCCCACTGCCAGGCCGCGGCGGCCATCTCGGACTCGATGCCGGGATTGTGCTGCGCACCGACCTCGACCAACGCACCGACGTGGCCTGCTTCACCAGCGACGCGCTGGAGCAGCCGCTGCAACTGCAGGGGCAGCCGAGGCTCGTGCTGGAGGCAATGGCTGATCAGCCAGGCTTCGATCTGTGTGCGGCTGTGTCGGTGGTGCAGGCCGATGGCCAGGTGCGCCAATGCAGCACTGGCGTGGCCCGCTGGCTTGGCGACATGTGCCGATCCATGGCTCCTCGCAGCGTGGAGCTGCAGCCCCTCCTGCTCACACTGAAACCGGGCGACAAGCTGCGTCTCTCGATTGGCCTGGCGGCCTGGCCCCAGATCGCCGTGAATCCGGGGGATGGTTCGCTACCCCGGGGTCCCGCCGGCCCGCAGCATCGGGTGATCAGCGTGACGCTGCAGCTGCGCGCGGGGAACCTCAGCATCAAGCCGATGGTTGGGGCAAACTGA